A stretch of Comamonadaceae bacterium M7527 DNA encodes these proteins:
- a CDS encoding glycosyltransferase family 1 protein codes for MNHDQDPAVLLESFPAVSRSLRLALVTETYPPEVNGVAITLHRLVHGLRANNHHIQLVRPRQTVDTEAAIQDGFAPLLTKGFPIPKYPHLRLGAPARKLLMANWQVNRPDLVHIATEGPLGWSALKVARKLKLPVTSDFRTNFDTYSRHYGMAWLKKPIGAYLRRFHNLCDATMVPTAKLRDELSQRDFERLQVVARGVDTTLFNPSKRSAELRQSWGVRGNQPVALSVGRLATEKNLPLLVQAAHAMRNANPDVSLVVVGDGPARQGFQQQCPFAIMAGFQTGEALAQHYASADVFLFPSLSETFGNVTLEAAASGLAISAFDYAAASELIVHQDNGLVAAIDKPQDFITNAVELATNTALRHKLRSNANASTQRMAWDAIVNQVQDTWLELLRTSHTGPSQRIGTHTDYGTAPQV; via the coding sequence ATGAACCATGACCAAGACCCTGCCGTACTGTTGGAGTCATTTCCAGCGGTGTCCCGTTCATTGCGCCTGGCGTTGGTGACAGAGACCTACCCACCAGAGGTCAACGGTGTAGCCATCACCTTGCACCGTTTGGTGCATGGCTTGCGCGCCAACAACCACCACATTCAACTGGTGCGCCCACGACAAACAGTGGACACAGAGGCCGCCATTCAAGACGGCTTTGCGCCATTGCTGACCAAGGGGTTTCCCATTCCCAAATATCCGCACTTGCGTTTGGGCGCGCCTGCTAGAAAATTGCTAATGGCCAACTGGCAAGTCAATCGGCCTGATCTGGTTCACATAGCAACCGAAGGGCCATTGGGCTGGTCTGCACTCAAAGTGGCGCGCAAGCTCAAGCTGCCCGTGACCAGTGACTTTCGAACCAACTTTGACACCTACAGCCGCCACTACGGCATGGCTTGGCTCAAAAAGCCCATTGGTGCGTATTTGCGACGCTTTCACAACCTGTGCGATGCCACCATGGTGCCCACCGCCAAGTTGCGCGACGAACTCAGCCAACGCGACTTTGAGCGCCTGCAAGTGGTCGCTCGCGGCGTAGACACTACGCTGTTCAACCCCAGCAAACGCAGCGCTGAGCTTCGCCAATCGTGGGGGGTACGGGGCAATCAACCCGTGGCGCTGTCTGTTGGGCGCTTGGCCACAGAAAAGAACTTGCCGCTATTGGTACAGGCGGCACACGCCATGCGCAACGCCAACCCCGATGTCTCGTTGGTCGTGGTTGGAGACGGCCCGGCAAGGCAAGGCTTTCAGCAGCAGTGTCCGTTTGCCATCATGGCGGGCTTTCAAACGGGCGAGGCCCTGGCACAACACTACGCCAGCGCAGACGTATTTTTATTTCCGAGCTTGAGCGAGACCTTTGGCAACGTTACGCTGGAGGCTGCTGCAAGCGGCCTGGCAATCAGCGCATTTGATTACGCCGCCGCCAGCGAACTCATCGTCCACCAAGACAATGGCTTGGTGGCCGCTATCGACAAGCCGCAAGACTTTATAACAAACGCTGTGGAACTGGCCACCAATACAGCCCTGCGACACAAGCTGCGCAGCAACGCCAACGCCAGCACGCAGCGCATGGCTTGGGACGCCATTGTGAATCAGGTGCAAGACACATGGCTAGAGCTACTGCGCACCTCACACACAGGCCCCAGCCAGCGCATTGGAACCCACACCGACTACGGCACAGCACCGCAGGTGTAA
- the phaR gene encoding polyhydroxyalkanoate synthesis repressor PhaR — translation MKKYPNRRLYDTQSSAYITLSQVREFVMSGEVFAVRDAKTNEDLTRSILLQIILEEESGGVPMFSEAVLANLIRFYGHAMQGFVGGYLEKNMQMFTDLQQRMQGQSQALSPEAWQQMLGGGAPASMQDLMTNYTEQTQTALKTMQEQMQKQGEQMWAAMGLKR, via the coding sequence ATCAAGAAATACCCCAACCGCCGTTTGTACGACACCCAAAGCTCGGCCTACATCACCTTGTCGCAAGTGCGTGAGTTTGTGATGAGCGGCGAGGTCTTCGCCGTGCGCGACGCCAAAACCAACGAAGACTTGACGCGCAGCATTTTGCTGCAAATTATTTTGGAAGAAGAAAGCGGCGGCGTGCCCATGTTCTCCGAGGCCGTGCTGGCCAACCTCATTCGGTTTTATGGTCACGCTATGCAGGGTTTTGTGGGCGGCTACCTTGAAAAAAATATGCAGATGTTCACCGATTTGCAGCAGCGTATGCAGGGTCAGTCCCAAGCGTTGTCGCCTGAAGCTTGGCAGCAAATGCTGGGCGGCGGCGCACCCGCCAGCATGCAGGACTTGATGACCAACTACACAGAGCAAACCCAAACTGCGCTCAAAACCATGCAAGAGCAAATGCAAAAGCAGGGCGAGCAAATGTGGGCGGCCATGGGCCTTAAGCGCTAA
- the asd gene encoding archaetidylserine decarboxylase (Phosphatidylserine decarboxylase is synthesized as a single chain precursor. Generation of the pyruvoyl active site from a Ser is coupled to cleavage of a Gly-Ser bond between the larger (beta) and smaller (alpha chains). It is an integral membrane protein.), whose product MSTPSWRTRLLLNEDLNFLLTNRIPRMTATRAVGWLSHIESPALARLLIWVWSRFTQLDLSESKQQQFSSMHACFTRELVDGARPADARANVLCSPSDGIVGACGRIDDTTVLQAKGFSYELRDLVGSDDTAQRFAGGRYITLRLTSAMYHRFHAPASMQVTGVDYISGDTWNVNPIALKRVERLFCKNERAVVHCRLRDSGLDMALVPVAAVLVASIRLHFANVLLHLRYKGPNHIPCTATLEKGQEMGWFEHGSTIIVLLPDAVSLAPGIETGQHVKAGQALALVSPT is encoded by the coding sequence ATGTCCACACCTTCTTGGCGAACGCGCCTTCTTCTCAACGAAGACCTCAATTTTTTATTGACCAACCGCATACCGCGCATGACTGCGACGCGTGCCGTAGGTTGGCTCAGCCACATCGAAAGTCCTGCGTTGGCACGACTGCTTATTTGGGTGTGGAGCCGTTTTACCCAGCTTGACTTGAGTGAATCCAAACAGCAGCAGTTCAGCAGCATGCACGCATGCTTTACACGCGAGTTGGTTGACGGCGCAAGGCCTGCAGATGCGCGTGCCAATGTGTTGTGCTCACCCAGCGACGGCATTGTGGGCGCGTGTGGGCGCATTGATGACACCACAGTGTTGCAGGCCAAGGGCTTTTCATATGAGTTGCGCGACCTTGTCGGTAGTGACGACACAGCGCAGCGCTTTGCTGGTGGGCGCTATATCACCTTGCGTTTGACGTCGGCGATGTACCACCGCTTTCACGCACCAGCATCTATGCAGGTAACGGGTGTGGACTACATCAGCGGTGATACCTGGAACGTGAATCCCATTGCGCTCAAGCGCGTTGAGCGACTGTTTTGTAAAAACGAGCGGGCGGTTGTGCATTGCAGGTTGCGTGACAGCGGGCTGGATATGGCTTTGGTGCCGGTAGCGGCGGTGCTGGTAGCCAGTATTCGCCTGCATTTTGCCAACGTCTTGCTGCACTTGCGTTACAAGGGCCCCAACCACATTCCATGTACGGCAACGCTTGAAAAAGGCCAGGAAATGGGGTGGTTTGAGCACGGCTCCACCATCATCGTGTTGCTGCCAGATGCTGTGAGCCTGGCGCCCGGTATTGAAACCGGGCAGCACGTCAAGGCTGGTCAGGCTTTGGCACTCGTTAGCCCCACATAG
- a CDS encoding aminotransferase class III-fold pyridoxal phosphate-dependent enzyme, translated as MSIALATGAAVVLAAAPSIKQRLELSAAKAMSLSGHVKMARKLGRLVPSYGIDGDALFNADGAPAAVARQRQQGFAVLAEHLQAKAPLSIAATTRARNTLSDLQLTGRNRVPFQFRLSAMQHLKTGSFWAGVDGNELIDLDGNRLLDVTGSYGVNVLGSEFYKVNMAQSATMAAPLGATLGGYQPQILETLQWLQDISGMDEVSFHMSGTEAVMQAVRLARFHTGKAKLVRFAGAYNGWWDDAQPGPGNPTAVHNTYTLKDMSQRTLQVLSTRRDIACVVINPVQALHPNKNAPGDSTLIDGSRQARYDRAAYTKWLQDLRAVCTRRGIVMIMDEVFVGFRLALGGAQSYFNVQADLVCYGKTLGGGYPVGVVCGKKAYMRRYKDDKPGDICFARGTFNAHPHVMAAMHRFLSHVQQPEVAQTYAQLDATWDKRCADFNAAMQSAKVPIKATNMSTIWTIDYTIPSRYHWLMQYYLRDQGLALSWIGTGRLIFNLSFTDQQMQRVTDAFLAAGARMQQDGWWWTHADLTPKAIRKRVMREMLHAKWPRLFQAVV; from the coding sequence ATGTCTATCGCACTCGCAACCGGTGCTGCAGTGGTACTCGCAGCGGCTCCATCCATCAAACAGCGCTTGGAGCTGTCTGCAGCCAAGGCCATGTCGCTAAGCGGCCATGTCAAGATGGCGCGCAAGTTGGGACGCTTGGTGCCCAGCTATGGCATTGACGGCGATGCGCTTTTTAACGCAGACGGTGCGCCAGCTGCCGTGGCACGCCAGCGCCAGCAAGGCTTTGCGGTATTGGCTGAGCACTTGCAGGCCAAAGCACCTTTATCAATTGCCGCCACGACCAGGGCGCGCAACACCCTGTCAGACTTGCAGCTCACGGGCCGCAACCGCGTGCCCTTTCAGTTTCGGCTGTCGGCCATGCAACACCTGAAAACCGGCAGTTTTTGGGCCGGTGTTGACGGCAATGAGCTGATTGACCTCGACGGCAATCGCCTGTTAGATGTCACAGGCTCTTACGGCGTCAATGTGCTGGGCAGCGAGTTCTACAAGGTCAACATGGCACAGTCCGCCACCATGGCAGCCCCCTTGGGTGCCACGCTGGGTGGCTATCAGCCGCAGATACTGGAAACACTGCAGTGGCTGCAAGACATCTCGGGTATGGACGAGGTCTCCTTTCACATGTCTGGCACGGAAGCTGTGATGCAGGCGGTGCGCTTGGCGCGTTTTCACACAGGCAAAGCAAAGTTGGTAAGGTTCGCTGGCGCTTACAACGGGTGGTGGGATGACGCGCAGCCTGGACCCGGCAACCCCACAGCCGTGCACAACACGTACACGCTCAAAGACATGTCACAGCGCACCTTGCAAGTACTGTCCACCCGCCGAGACATTGCCTGCGTGGTCATCAATCCGGTGCAGGCACTGCACCCCAACAAGAATGCGCCCGGCGACTCCACGCTCATAGACGGCAGCCGACAGGCGCGCTACGACCGTGCGGCCTATACAAAGTGGCTACAAGACCTGCGTGCCGTATGCACACGGCGCGGCATTGTCATGATCATGGACGAGGTGTTTGTTGGCTTTAGGCTGGCGCTGGGTGGTGCACAAAGCTACTTCAACGTGCAAGCAGACTTGGTGTGTTACGGCAAGACCTTGGGCGGCGGCTACCCAGTCGGCGTGGTCTGCGGCAAAAAAGCCTATATGCGGCGCTACAAAGACGACAAGCCTGGGGATATCTGTTTTGCACGCGGCACCTTCAATGCCCACCCTCACGTGATGGCAGCCATGCACCGCTTTTTAAGTCACGTGCAACAACCAGAGGTAGCACAAACATACGCTCAACTCGATGCCACCTGGGACAAGCGGTGCGCAGACTTCAACGCCGCCATGCAATCGGCCAAGGTGCCCATTAAAGCCACCAACATGAGCACCATTTGGACCATTGACTACACCATACCCAGCCGCTACCACTGGCTCATGCAGTACTACCTGCGCGACCAAGGTTTGGCGTTGAGCTGGATAGGCACTGGCCGGCTCATTTTCAACCTGAGTTTTACAGACCAACAAATGCAGCGCGTTACAGACGCGTTTTTAGCCGCTGGCGCACGCATGCAACAAGACGGTTGGTGGTGGACACATGCCGACCTAACCCCCAAAGCCATTCGCAAGCGCGTCATGCGAGAGATGCTGCATGCCAAATGGCCACGCCTGTTTCAAGCTGTTGTGTAA
- the rimO gene encoding 30S ribosomal protein S12 methylthiotransferase RimO, with amino-acid sequence MIDAPTNTSPKVGFASLGCPKALTDSELILTQLSAEGYQTAKTFEGADLVIVNTCGFIDDAVKESLDTIGEALAANGKVIVTGCLGAKTSDDGDNLVQQLHPSVLAVTGPHATQEVMDAVHKHLPKPHDPFTDLIPQRAVNSIEGVGIKLTPRHYAYLKISEGCNHRCTFCIIPSMRGDLVSRPIGDVLTEAKKLFEGGVKELLVVSQDTSAYGVDTKYRTGFFDGKPVKTRMFDLVRELGEIAKPFGAWVRLHYVYPYPHVDEVIPLMNEGLCLPYLDVPLQHSHPDVLKRMKRPASGERNLERIQAWREQCPQLIVRSTFIAGFPGETEQEFEHLLDFVREAKIDRAGCFAYSPVTGAKANELDGALPDEVRAQRQARFMAVAEDVSRQRQEARVGQTVQVLVDKALSLGKKGGVGRSYAEAPEVDGVINLLPVEKASKTYKVGDLVKATIVAANGHDLAAQVV; translated from the coding sequence ATGATTGACGCACCAACCAACACATCACCCAAAGTAGGCTTTGCCAGTTTGGGTTGTCCCAAAGCGCTCACTGACTCAGAACTGATACTCACGCAATTGAGTGCAGAGGGCTATCAAACTGCGAAGACGTTTGAGGGCGCAGACTTGGTGATTGTGAACACCTGTGGCTTTATTGACGACGCGGTTAAAGAAAGCCTGGACACCATTGGCGAGGCCTTGGCCGCTAACGGCAAGGTCATTGTGACGGGGTGCCTGGGTGCCAAAACAAGTGATGACGGCGACAACTTGGTACAGCAGCTCCACCCGTCGGTGCTGGCTGTGACAGGCCCGCATGCCACGCAAGAAGTGATGGACGCGGTGCACAAACACTTGCCCAAGCCGCACGACCCGTTTACCGACCTGATACCGCAGCGGGCTGTTAACTCGATTGAGGGTGTGGGTATCAAACTCACGCCGCGCCATTACGCTTACCTCAAAATCAGCGAAGGCTGCAACCACCGCTGCACGTTTTGCATCATCCCGTCCATGCGCGGTGACTTGGTGAGCCGCCCCATTGGTGATGTACTGACCGAGGCCAAAAAGCTGTTTGAAGGCGGCGTTAAAGAGTTGTTGGTGGTGAGCCAGGACACCTCTGCCTATGGCGTGGACACCAAGTACCGCACTGGCTTTTTTGACGGCAAACCTGTGAAAACGCGCATGTTTGACTTGGTGCGCGAGCTGGGCGAAATTGCCAAGCCTTTTGGTGCCTGGGTGCGCCTGCACTACGTCTACCCCTATCCACACGTGGACGAGGTCATACCGTTGATGAACGAAGGCCTGTGCCTGCCTTATTTGGACGTGCCGCTGCAGCACAGCCACCCCGATGTGCTTAAGCGCATGAAGCGACCAGCCAGCGGCGAGCGAAATTTGGAGCGTATTCAAGCGTGGCGCGAACAGTGCCCGCAGTTGATAGTGCGCAGCACTTTTATTGCAGGCTTCCCCGGCGAGACCGAGCAGGAGTTTGAGCACTTGCTGGACTTTGTACGCGAAGCCAAAATTGACCGCGCGGGCTGTTTTGCTTATTCACCCGTCACCGGGGCCAAAGCCAACGAACTAGACGGTGCATTGCCTGATGAGGTGAGGGCCCAGCGCCAAGCCCGCTTTATGGCGGTAGCGGAAGACGTGTCACGCCAGCGCCAGGAAGCGCGCGTTGGCCAAACCGTCCAAGTGCTGGTAGACAAGGCGTTGAGCCTTGGTAAAAAAGGCGGCGTTGGCCGCAGCTATGCTGAAGCACCTGAAGTGGACGGCGTCATCAACTTGCTCCCCGTTGAAAAGGCCAGCAAAACCTACAAAGTGGGTGATTTGGTGAAGGCAACCATAGTGGCGGCCAATGGTCACGACTTGGCAGCACAAGTGGTGTAA